The following coding sequences lie in one Polynucleobacter necessarius genomic window:
- a CDS encoding ComF family protein, whose translation MLKPRFDETYCLDRYEGMLQVSLHEFKYQKRIAFGNALSTAWNLLLAQQLENVDASYLLPVPLSTQKLARRGFNQTWEIAKRIRCNKIIYKSPLILQRHHDSKHQAGSTLRNRRLAIQDMFYIEETYIERLQNKTIIVFDDVMTSGATLNEIARILKDNGVSRVINWVLLRAARPI comes from the coding sequence ATGCTAAAACCGCGTTTTGATGAAACATACTGCCTAGATCGTTATGAAGGTATGCTTCAAGTTTCACTGCATGAGTTCAAGTATCAGAAACGAATTGCGTTTGGAAATGCACTCAGTACAGCATGGAATTTACTTCTCGCACAGCAGCTAGAAAACGTGGACGCAAGTTACTTGCTTCCAGTCCCACTCAGTACACAAAAGTTAGCTCGACGGGGATTTAACCAAACTTGGGAAATTGCTAAACGCATACGCTGTAATAAGATAATTTATAAATCACCGCTCATACTTCAGCGTCATCATGATTCAAAGCACCAAGCCGGTAGCACTCTGCGCAACCGCCGCCTAGCAATTCAGGATATGTTTTATATTGAAGAGACTTATATTGAACGACTTCAAAATAAAACCATTATTGTATTTGATGATGTCATGACGAGTGGAGCAACTCTCAACGAAATTGCACGCATTTTGAAGGACAATGGAGTATCTCGCGTAATTAATTGGGTGCTACTCAGAGCTGCGCGGCCAATTTAA
- the gpmA gene encoding 2,3-diphosphoglycerate-dependent phosphoglycerate mutase has translation MKQLVLIRHGESAWNLENRFTGWADVDLTPKGAEQALAAGENLRKAGYEFDIAYTSVLRRAIRTLWNIQDTMDLMWLPVIHSWRLNERHYGALTGLNKAETAAKYGNEQVHIWRRSYDVRPPPLGIEDERNPKYDPRYSKLSSSDIPLGECLKDNVERVLPLWNESIAPALKAGKRVLLVAHGNSIRSLIKYLDQMSDEAIMEVNVPNGIPLVYELDDNLKPIQHFYLD, from the coding sequence ATGAAACAACTTGTCCTTATTCGTCATGGCGAATCCGCCTGGAACCTTGAAAACCGCTTTACTGGATGGGCGGACGTTGACTTAACCCCAAAAGGGGCAGAACAAGCCCTAGCTGCGGGTGAAAATCTGCGTAAAGCAGGCTATGAATTTGATATCGCCTATACCTCCGTTTTGAGGCGTGCGATTCGTACCCTATGGAACATCCAAGACACCATGGATTTAATGTGGCTGCCTGTTATTCATAGTTGGCGCCTCAATGAACGTCACTATGGAGCGCTGACTGGCTTAAACAAAGCAGAGACTGCGGCAAAGTATGGCAATGAACAAGTCCACATCTGGAGACGCTCATACGATGTGCGCCCACCACCACTTGGAATTGAAGACGAACGTAATCCCAAGTATGATCCTCGCTACTCCAAACTCAGCTCGTCTGATATTCCTTTAGGTGAATGCCTAAAAGATAACGTCGAGCGAGTGCTGCCGTTATGGAATGAATCTATTGCACCTGCCCTGAAGGCTGGTAAGCGTGTTCTGCTTGTAGCGCACGGAAATAGCATTCGCTCATTAATTAAATATCTTGACCAAATGTCTGATGAAGCCATCATGGAGGTGAATGTCCCCAACGGCATTCCTCTTGTTTACGAACTAGATGACAACCTGAAACCTATTCAACACTTTTATTTGGATTAA
- the secB gene encoding protein-export chaperone SecB, giving the protein MTEQSSTPQTNSDQSKDPSFRIQRIYLKDLSLEQPNAPQISLVASEPQVQVEINILVEPVNSEIFEVSLACTVTAKVEGKVLFLVEAKQAGIFEFINIPPEQIDPMLGITCPTILYPYLRSNIADTISRAGFQPIHLNEIDFHGSMYDQRLMAAHEAATKDDQGTDESKIILPH; this is encoded by the coding sequence ATGACCGAGCAATCCTCCACACCACAAACAAATTCTGATCAATCTAAAGATCCTAGCTTTCGTATTCAACGGATCTACTTAAAGGATTTATCACTTGAGCAACCGAACGCGCCACAGATTTCATTGGTAGCCTCTGAGCCCCAAGTTCAAGTGGAGATTAATATTTTAGTTGAACCCGTTAATAGTGAAATTTTTGAAGTATCTTTAGCTTGTACTGTTACGGCAAAAGTAGAAGGGAAGGTGCTTTTCTTGGTTGAGGCTAAGCAAGCCGGAATTTTTGAATTTATCAATATTCCACCCGAGCAAATAGATCCAATGTTAGGTATTACCTGCCCCACTATTTTGTACCCTTATTTGCGCTCGAATATTGCCGATACCATTAGCCGTGCGGGCTTTCAGCCTATTCATTTGAATGAAATCGACTTCCATGGCAGCATGTATGATCAGCGACTGATGGCGGCTCATGAAGCTGCTACTAAAGACGATCAAGGGACAGATGAGAGCAAAATTATCCTTCCTCATTAA
- a CDS encoding class I SAM-dependent methyltransferase — protein MTQSIREWLQDEIADRMLQKLDIVKLDVKDILIVPDFPGKHLDILLKRYPSARTFGITEEGVSVMQMWRAKAMGNWRSLFASNTSPLASYRSSGKFNLPDNSIDLVFSDLLLQDLPDPKHFLKECWRVLREGGLMTFSYLGPDTGKELRSLTIPELKLKNLLSPWDMHDMGDALLSERFSDSVMDMEYLTLDYEKPDLLLGDVSAFNLMQSTPLEITTMSVLPPKLTLEVVYGHAWAVGKHLAKAKDNVAYIDLNQIGRKTRSDSA, from the coding sequence ATGACCCAGTCAATCAGAGAGTGGTTACAAGACGAAATTGCAGACCGCATGCTGCAGAAACTAGACATCGTGAAGCTCGATGTGAAAGACATCTTGATCGTGCCAGACTTCCCCGGGAAGCATTTGGACATATTGTTGAAGCGCTACCCAAGTGCTCGCACTTTTGGCATTACAGAAGAAGGTGTTTCAGTAATGCAAATGTGGCGGGCCAAAGCGATGGGCAATTGGCGCTCCTTATTTGCTAGCAATACCAGTCCCTTGGCAAGTTATAGATCCTCTGGCAAATTTAATCTTCCAGATAACTCCATTGATTTAGTTTTTAGTGACCTCCTACTACAGGATCTACCCGATCCCAAGCATTTCTTAAAGGAATGTTGGCGTGTGTTGCGCGAGGGCGGTTTAATGACGTTTAGCTATTTAGGGCCCGATACTGGAAAAGAGTTGCGCTCACTGACTATTCCAGAGCTAAAGCTCAAGAATTTATTAAGTCCTTGGGATATGCATGACATGGGAGACGCTTTGCTTTCTGAGCGTTTTTCAGACTCAGTCATGGATATGGAGTACTTGACCTTAGATTATGAAAAGCCGGATCTGTTGCTAGGAGATGTCAGCGCCTTCAATTTGATGCAATCCACCCCTCTTGAAATCACTACAATGAGTGTTTTGCCGCCAAAACTCACTTTAGAAGTGGTTTATGGGCATGCATGGGCCGTCGGAAAGCACCTTGCAAAAGCCAAGGACAACGTAGCCTATATTGATCTAAATCAAATTGGACGCAAGACTAGGTCAGATTCTGCTTAA
- the trmL gene encoding tRNA (uridine(34)/cytosine(34)/5-carboxymethylaminomethyluridine(34)-2'-O)-methyltransferase TrmL: MFNIVLFEPEIPPNTGNIIRLCANTGAKLHLIEPLGFPMEDANMRRAGLDYHEFAKVKVHKNWDQFLQDEQPNPQHFFALTTKGSGKFHEGQYSPNDYFVFGSETKGITDEVRDSIPVENRMRLAMQDSSRSLNLSNTVAIVVYEAWRQNGLAGGQ, from the coding sequence ATGTTTAATATCGTTTTATTCGAACCCGAAATCCCCCCCAACACCGGCAACATCATTCGTCTCTGTGCAAATACCGGGGCAAAATTACACCTCATAGAACCTCTTGGATTTCCAATGGAGGATGCGAATATGAGGAGAGCTGGCTTGGATTATCACGAGTTTGCAAAAGTTAAAGTCCATAAAAATTGGGATCAGTTTTTACAAGATGAGCAACCAAATCCACAACACTTCTTTGCATTAACAACAAAGGGTTCGGGGAAATTTCATGAAGGGCAATATTCGCCTAATGATTATTTTGTATTTGGCTCTGAAACCAAAGGCATTACAGACGAAGTAAGGGATTCCATACCAGTTGAAAATCGCATGCGACTAGCAATGCAAGATAGTAGTCGTAGCTTGAACCTATCAAATACAGTGGCAATAGTAGTCTATGAGGCTTGGCGACAAAATGGTCTTGCAGGTGGCCAGTAA
- a CDS encoding rhodanese-like domain-containing protein, whose amino-acid sequence MNFLTQIDNLALIALLLVSGLALFQPTLSTLIGGKGLSPTEATIWINRRKAHVLDLRSEEAFKTGHLPGAKLVNAADFTAVIGKLRLDRKQPVVLVCDTGAQSRKFMTETQKLGFAEVGVLDGGVQAWTASALPLVK is encoded by the coding sequence ATGAACTTTCTCACTCAAATTGATAATTTAGCGCTCATTGCCCTCCTTTTGGTTTCAGGCTTGGCGCTTTTCCAACCCACATTATCTACGCTTATTGGCGGAAAAGGCTTATCTCCCACTGAAGCAACTATTTGGATTAACCGTCGCAAAGCGCATGTACTCGATTTGCGTTCAGAAGAGGCCTTCAAAACAGGACATCTTCCTGGTGCGAAATTGGTAAATGCTGCTGACTTCACTGCAGTGATTGGAAAGTTGAGGTTAGACCGCAAACAACCCGTAGTGTTAGTTTGCGACACTGGAGCCCAATCACGCAAATTTATGACCGAAACTCAAAAACTGGGATTTGCTGAGGTGGGTGTTCTAGATGGTGGTGTGCAAGCTTGGACGGCATCAGCTTTGCCTTTGGTGAAATAA
- the coxB gene encoding cytochrome c oxidase subunit II encodes MNLFGKVSRASLYFVAAFGTAFAYAAENMLGGPAVNQLNFASPATKIMQEIHWLHWMMLIICALIFVGVFGVMFYSILKHRKSLGHKSALFHESTTVEIIWTVIPLLIVIGMALPATKTVVAMKDTTNSDITIKTTGYQWKWGYDYIKGEGEGINFLSTLSTSREAINNLVPKSDTYLMEVDNEMVVPVGKKIRLITTANDVIHAWTIPAFGVKQDAIPGFVRDTWFRAEKIGTFRGQCSELCGAEHAFMPIVVKVVSQEDYTAWVAQKKKEMGAGGEDPSKAYTLDEQKERGAKVYAANCAACHQPNGKGAGAFPALDGSKVVIGPKAGQLNILINGKGAMPKWAGVISDGDIAAVMTYTRNSWGNKTGEVIQTQEVIAARGGN; translated from the coding sequence ATGAATTTATTTGGAAAAGTCAGCAGGGCTTCGCTCTATTTCGTAGCAGCTTTTGGCACTGCTTTTGCTTATGCAGCAGAGAATATGCTTGGTGGCCCAGCTGTAAATCAGCTGAATTTTGCGTCTCCTGCTACCAAAATCATGCAAGAGATCCATTGGTTGCATTGGATGATGTTGATAATTTGCGCATTGATTTTTGTTGGTGTTTTTGGAGTGATGTTTTATTCCATCTTGAAGCACCGTAAATCATTGGGTCACAAATCAGCTTTATTTCATGAGAGCACGACTGTAGAAATTATTTGGACAGTAATCCCATTGCTTATCGTTATTGGTATGGCGTTACCTGCAACAAAAACAGTTGTAGCAATGAAGGACACAACTAATTCTGACATCACTATTAAGACTACTGGCTATCAGTGGAAGTGGGGTTATGACTACATCAAAGGCGAAGGCGAAGGCATCAACTTCTTGTCTACCTTATCTACATCACGCGAAGCAATTAATAACTTGGTACCTAAGTCAGATACTTATTTGATGGAAGTGGACAATGAAATGGTTGTTCCTGTTGGTAAAAAAATTCGCTTAATCACAACTGCTAATGACGTAATCCATGCTTGGACTATTCCAGCATTTGGCGTTAAGCAGGATGCCATCCCAGGCTTTGTTCGTGACACTTGGTTTAGAGCTGAAAAAATTGGTACATTCCGCGGCCAGTGTTCTGAGCTTTGTGGTGCAGAACATGCCTTTATGCCGATCGTTGTGAAAGTGGTCTCACAAGAAGACTACACAGCTTGGGTTGCTCAGAAGAAAAAAGAAATGGGCGCTGGTGGCGAAGACCCTTCTAAGGCTTACACATTGGATGAGCAAAAGGAACGTGGCGCCAAAGTGTATGCAGCGAACTGTGCAGCCTGTCACCAGCCGAACGGCAAAGGTGCGGGCGCATTCCCAGCATTGGATGGCAGCAAAGTGGTAATTGGTCCTAAAGCAGGACAGCTCAATATTCTTATCAATGGTAAGGGCGCTATGCCAAAGTGGGCTGGTGTGATCTCTGATGGCGACATCGCTGCAGTGATGACCTATACACGTAACTCATGGGGTAATAAGACGGGTGAAGTCATTCAAAC
- a CDS encoding NAD(P)H-dependent glycerol-3-phosphate dehydrogenase, translating into MKVTLLGAGAWGTAMAAQAARHLQSGDACLWSRSKQQLVEIQKTGENQVYLPGILLPKGLKFEGDLTTVIERLSSHDLLVIVTPMSGLSETIAQVLKIAQHPLNIIWLCKGLEPNTALLPHQVVERESKIHAHGITHSYGALSGPSFAREVGAGMPCALTVASNSAKLCEAVQAAFHHGNMRIYSNDDLVGVELGGAIKNVLAIAAGIGDGLDLGLNARAAVLTRGLAEMMRLVKAAGGKSETCMGLTGVGDLILTATGDLSRNRRVGLELAAGKSLPEILASLGYVAEGVLCASAVGDLAARLGVEMPITAMMGEVLAGQLKPHDAVKKLMGRDPKIES; encoded by the coding sequence ATGAAAGTGACCTTGCTTGGTGCCGGTGCCTGGGGGACGGCGATGGCTGCGCAAGCGGCTCGTCATCTGCAGAGCGGCGATGCTTGTTTATGGTCTCGTAGCAAGCAGCAGTTAGTAGAGATTCAAAAGACGGGTGAGAACCAGGTTTACCTCCCGGGCATTTTGTTGCCTAAGGGGCTGAAATTTGAGGGTGATTTAACCACCGTCATTGAAAGACTCTCGAGCCATGATTTATTAGTGATTGTAACGCCAATGTCAGGGCTTTCAGAAACGATCGCTCAAGTTTTAAAGATTGCTCAACATCCCCTCAATATTATTTGGTTATGTAAGGGGCTTGAGCCCAATACCGCTTTGTTGCCGCATCAGGTTGTCGAGCGGGAGAGCAAAATTCATGCGCATGGCATCACGCATTCTTATGGCGCATTATCTGGACCAAGTTTTGCTCGTGAGGTGGGCGCAGGTATGCCTTGTGCCCTAACCGTAGCAAGTAACTCCGCCAAACTTTGCGAGGCAGTGCAGGCTGCTTTTCACCACGGCAATATGCGGATCTACTCAAACGACGATTTAGTTGGTGTTGAGTTGGGTGGTGCTATTAAGAACGTTCTAGCTATCGCAGCAGGAATTGGCGATGGTCTGGATTTAGGTCTTAATGCTCGTGCTGCAGTTCTTACCAGAGGCTTGGCAGAAATGATGCGCCTTGTAAAAGCTGCGGGTGGTAAATCAGAAACTTGTATGGGACTTACTGGAGTTGGAGATTTAATTTTGACTGCTACTGGCGACCTATCCCGTAATCGTAGGGTTGGTCTTGAGTTAGCTGCAGGTAAGTCACTCCCGGAAATTCTGGCAAGTCTTGGGTATGTTGCTGAGGGCGTGCTTTGCGCCTCTGCAGTTGGAGATCTGGCTGCGCGTCTAGGTGTGGAGATGCCAATTACTGCCATGATGGGTGAAGTGTTAGCTGGCCAACTGAAACCACATGACGCTGTTAAAAAGTTAATGGGGCGTGACCCCAAGATTGAATCGTAA